Part of the Rhipicephalus sanguineus isolate Rsan-2018 chromosome 5, BIME_Rsan_1.4, whole genome shotgun sequence genome is shown below.
ATAAATTAACGAATGTAACTCTTCAATGTAAATTGAGGATACATATTTCTGTAAGCGTAATTCTGGCTGGATAGCGCCTTGAACCAAGGAAACGGAAGAACTATTTTAACGAAGTGAAAATAGCGAAAATTAAGACGAACACAGAGACGAGGCAAAGACAGGCGTTAATACCACTTCGCGCTAATTTCACTTTGTTAAAATGAAATaccaaactagcccaactctctgtACTATGGAAGAACTATGTTAATGAAGTCACTGCAGCTGAAATGCTCTGCAGTTCGTATGCTGCTCAAGATTTCGTATTGACGTGACGCCTTTGGCCGCGCCAGTCCCACAGGCGCCATCCCGCGTCGTCTCACGAAAGCGCTTGCATCACGATCTCCAGCATCAGAACTTGGCCTCCAGGTGGGGCTGCGTGTTGAAACTAACGTTGGTTGAAACTGAGATTCCTTGGACAGAAAAGGAAGTTTCTATTTGGAAAGCTTATTTTAAATCACGACAGCGACGTAAATCTCTCCGGAAAAGCATGAGACAACATTTCTAAGTGGCAGTGACTTGCCAGTCGCTTGCATGTTGTCGTGCGGAAAACAAAATTCTGAAAGCGATTTCAATAAGCCCGGGAAAGATGTGGCCGCGAACGTTTTCAAAGCACAAATTCGTGGAAATTATAtgttgtcaatatttttttactaAGCCTGGAATATAATTGAGCAATGTCGAGGCACGAAATGATCCTCATCTTCCGAACATAAATAGTGGGTGCTGTTACTTTATCTTTTTCTCGATATATCATGCCTTGAAAAACTTTTGCTTTCGTGATTTCAcaaggaaacgaaagaaaaaaaaaacgaacatatGACGCACAACGTAACTTTAAACAAACATTTATTACTGCAAAAGTGACCTTTATGAACTTTCGCAACGACACTTCACATGCCTGTTTGTatcatattctaaaaaaaaaaacagtacgcCATGTTCTTCATAACAATACGCTATCATTAACTGGAACATTCTTTTCGTTTTACCTATGTAATGTTATCGACTTCACATTTATGTTTGTTTGTTCTACAGTTGCTTGGTGCAACCAACCCCGAGTATCGGCCGTGAATCAGACGGTGCCTTGCTTTACAAAGTAAATAGTAATCGTCCCTTCACTTTCTACTTTATTAAAAGAGAGTGGGACGTATTCACAATAGCAGCAAATATACAGGGAACGCAGTATAATAACAAAACTAATTTTGCCCCGGTCTCGCTTCATAACTAATGACGAGAGCAGCTGCATATATACACAACTTACAGGAGCGTTGTATACTATTACGTTCGTTACCGTTTAACCCGCGGTGTGGTCGCGATACCAGCTGCGTCACATGCACCGACAAAAAGCGTCGAAAGACACATTAGGCTTTGCGTTTCCTGTTCGTGGTTCATTCAGTAAAAACAACAATCGGCCGCGTGAACGACGTTAAAAATTTCAGGTTCGCGttatcttttctcttttttttttcatgcactcATGAGGCGTAGCCGTTGTTGCCGTTCTGCATCACCTCAAAACGAGATCTGCAGCATCGGAAGATGTCCGTACAATGTGTAGCCGAGCCAAGCCATGAAGCGTTTGGCCTTCGTCCAATGACCCAGTTTGCTTCCGAGATACTCTGCAGTCTTTCTAGATgacaaaaataagaaagaaaaaaagaaaaaaagaggaagaaggcgaCACAAGCGAAGAACGGGCCGCAGCGGCTGTTCGCTCAAATGCACTTGGCGTTGTAAGCCTTCTGGGATACCGGCATCGGCAGCGCCAGCCAGGGGAACACAGGTGTGCTGACGTAGAGCAGACCGCGGCCCTGGATCATCTGGAACTGCTCGCTCGACGAAACGCACACGTCCATGCGAGCGCTCATTAGGCCTTCCTTGGGAACCTGCGTGGATGTTGCGATCGGTAGGAAACAATGACATACACTGAGGAACGAATACGCATCCGAGGCCAACCGCCAcggttttgcactgtgctcggtTTCTTTCAGTTTGCAATCCTTTTCGGCGTAATGGAATGGATTGTGTGTGTATATTTTTATAAATCCTTTCAATACGAGATTTCGAACAAGCAGCCTCATCAAAAACTAACTGAACAGCTTTGCTAAGCAGAAGGAAACGTAGGGAGGAAACGGCACCTTTGGTTCTTAGAGGCTTTGGCTGTGACATCGCAGATAATCGTAATAACTGTTTGTGTGAAGATTTATTGTTGCTTTTAAGTAAAAAAAAGGATCGAGATTGACAAAATAAACTGTGTTCTTTaagtaacaacaaaaaaagttaatCTCATACATACAGTGTATAGTCTCTGCATTTTTGTACAATTTACTGAATATTCATTTACTCTGGTACGGTACAGCGATGAGGTCTTAATTAAAAGAGGCACTGTGGTTGGCATGCAAATCACCTAGGAAAAGGCAGTGCTGGCTTCGAACTGAAGAAGAGAGCGGCTTTGACACTTTTACTCTGCGCTAataaccagctgtgttttcctGGAAATACGTCATCAAGGTATAGAGGAACGTTTTTTCCTTTCATTTAGAAAACATCGCCGCAGTTGTGACGACACCGCCAGAACTGACGCTTGATACTATCAAAGAAGTTAAATTGCAGATATTATATTGTTATATAAAGGCTGTGCCATTAACGCTAGCGCACATGTGCTTCAATAATGAAGGTGGACTTGCCCAGACTTGTTCTATTTTCACATATGACTTCGAGAAAAGGGCTGTTATGATGTATACAGTCAGCGTCAGAAGATTATGGACcacgacagaaaagaaaaaagcttaATATTTCCGCTGGTTTGGCAGGCAGTGTTCAATTAAGATTTCCGGCCTGTTATAGAATGCGCTAACAACATGAACTTCGCAGTTCGATCGAACTGTCATAAATTGGGAAATTCAAAGTTTGCTCGGACCGAGTGCTGTCTAAGCACTTGACGTCGAATGTACACACAATTTCAGTCGTGTCATGGTTCGTTCTGGCTGACATATTTGACAATAAAGAGAGAATTCGTCGAGACAGATTGTGCGTCTACCGTTTGGCAGAATAGCTTGTGTAAGGCCTAGTTGGAAGATACTGGGCGATAAAGGAAGCGCTGCTAAGTTCAAAAGACAGAAAACAGGGACGACACAGTCGAAGCGCAGTTTCTCTCTCTACTCTGCTTCCCTGGCGACGTTTCTATGGTGAAATTCAATTTCTCAGTCAGCAACGTACGCATGCGTTGTTTACGTGTAGTGCACTTATGCTGCAGATTTAAAAGAGAAATTGCTTTAGAAATACCACTCACGAAATCACCGTTCCAAAAATTTTTCAGGTCCCCGCGGCACCAGGCGAGTAGTATTACGGGCAGCAGTATGGCTGGGACGAGGTAGAGTAGCGCGGGCTGACCCGTGTCCATCAGCCTGCTCGCCGTCAGCGCCATTACCAAGCCTGCGGCGTAACCTGGAGATAGGATGCAAAGCCAAACAAAACAGAGTATGGAATCTCGCCTAAAAGGACCTttcaatttattttattatttttttatttgtagatACTGCAATCCCACATGAGGGATTATAGCAGGGTGGGATGTACAATCATAGGTATTCCTAggtaaacaagaacaaaaataaaaatacggaaGCAAAGTACAGTTTTCGGAAttacaaagaaaaggaaagactGAAATACACTATTCACGAATACATGATCAACCATGGCGACAGAATACAATTCAAAATGTACAGGATAATAAATATACCAGAAACAGTCACATACGTAAGTATTGGAAAAACACGGGTGTTAATTAACACAATTCCAAAAAAAgcctctatatatatacatacacatacatacacacatatgtacatacataataatatatatatatatatatatatatatatatatatatatatatatatatatagttgaaaaaaatcaagcacgtaggaagatttttcctacgtgcttgatttttttcaacttttacttccgggtcctttgttagcactttattgttctcatatatatatatatatatatatatatatatatatatatatatatatatatatatatatatatatatatatacatatgcacacacatacacacacatatattatgCAGTTAGACACGAGGCAAACATTTCAAGTGATGGCTGTAAAACAACGTCATTAGTTAGGTTGTTCCACTCCCCGACTGTTCTCGGGaaaaatgaatgcgtgaaacaatTATTACATGTTTGTAGGGGCGTAATAGAGAGACTATGTCGATGCCTTGTCGGATACCCAGAGGAGAAAGACAATAATGTGCTAGTGTCTATCTTATAATGCTTTTTGATTAGCTGATATAAAAATTTGAGGCGAGAAATTCGGTTTCTTTCAGTTATTGGAGGAAGATTAGCTCTCGCTAGTAGTGCACTAACAGATGTGCGACCATAACTATTGTATATAGAACGGGCtgcctttctttgtattttttcaaTCTTGTTTTTGTTAGTCAACGTAAAAGGATCCCATATAACGATTTGCTCGAATCAGTTGATTTAAGGAACAGTTAAAAAGCCGCAATAAGTATATAAAGACAGAAcgttaagaagaagaagaagaagaagaagaagaagaagaagaagaagaaataactttatttagaaTGTCCAGCGAAGTTGATTCGGAGTgggcctcaaccccggcctaggcatcggccacgagcccttgggctcaggcggcttcctcggctcgctggacagcccaaaaTTCTTctattgcggagctgagcagagcctcctcccaagatgaaaaaaaaattaagaaggcaGCGATGAAAGCAGGGAAGCGTGTATTCTGCTACCGCGTTTCCTTGAGGAGGAGAACAGGTGaacaggagagagaaagagagaaagagagagagagacaaaggtgGTAAATGAGGAAACATGCCAGCACAGCACGACGCAATCAAAGACGCTCGCAGCAGCCAGTCACATCGAAAACAGGACTTCGCTGCCGTTTGGGCTAATGATCCGTGGAGACGATTCCAGTAGCGTCTCCGGACAGACAATGGACGATCGCCTAGTCGCCATATTGCATTGGACGTATAAGCGCACATACAAGCTGTGCGAACAGTCATCGGTCCGTACTTGGAAGCCCTTACGCTCAAATGGCTCCGAGAAAGTTTCGCACGACTTAATCAACTCCTTCAGGATCTCTTACATGCCGTAATCTGCAGCAAATAACTGCCGCTTCGCTTTCAGCTTCTGTGATTGTATTTTTATTTCGTCAGGTGTTGTTGAAGAGCGTGAGTTCACAGACTTCTGCACCTAGCTACGTACAGTACTCACttattgaaacgcgacatcatttttctgtttagtataacgactgctatgagtaATTACTCATgctaaccgcgtcatgtcgccgctaatctggccgctaaaggtaatgttggctccgaCGTaagcgttcgagtcaaaattacggcgatatgacacgaactgtagacagTGCAAATGAAAGTTCGAGCATTACTTAGCTCTaacttttcgcgtttcaatcaGTGAGGGTTTTGCGTTCTTCGTGCACGCAAGCAAATTTCTTTCGTTTTATCAGCTACGTAAGAAGCGCCGTACTGCGCAACTGTCGAGTCACCTGCGAGCAGGTGCGCAGGCGATATCGAGAGCCTTGGCATGGCGAGAAAGGAGAGCAGAAAGCGGAAAATGTTATAGTATAGAATTGCTGCTCGCACTTATAAAAGGAAGATGGCGTCGCATTGAGTCAGTATCTCTGCAAATGGCTTACGCGCGTATGTGACTGCGTCGCTATGATTATAATCTATAGGGTCTAGTGGTAGTCCTTATTCAGAAGCCCAAGATGGATAAAATTATGACAGCGAGAAATCGGAGCGCGGTATGGCTTGTTGTGACAACTTCTTGCTTTCTCACGAACGCTTCCAAACCACTAGATTGACAGACTCATAACTAAAGCGTGTCGAAGTTAGCCCAGACTGGCCTGTCAACGTTTTTCATGCACTCTATTTGTGAACATCGCTGTTCGGGTGTCTTAAAATGCCGCTATTTTCCTTTGCTAGGAGTGTTTCGTCGGGGGTTATGGGTGAACTACAACGTCAAACGCTGGCGGATTAACAGCAACTTTCTTGATTAAGCAGCCTGTCGCCAGGTTTGGGGCATTGCAAATGTACAGACGTGGTGCGTGTCAGACGCTGGCGGTTATCTATGTCTGAAAAGTGTCAGACCAATGCGTAGCGCTAAAACCGTGCAAGTATTATGGAAAACTCGCGCGTCTCTGCTCTTGAGAGAGCCTGCCGCTTCCTGCCAAAGCATCAAGGCGCCGCGCATCAAATTCGTTACGTCAGATGCTGTGCCTGCGACGTCTCAGCTCTCGACACTTGACTTCGGTAAAACATCCAAAGCGTAGCAAGCAAAACAGGCATTTATAATTCGTcgcgcatacaaaaagaaaggaaataaaagccggcatatcccacgcattgtgggaatcgatgtaatgcgaagcagccagcaaagagctgcatacatcgtcttgtatgtcattgaggaaaatgcgtgtcatggttttcatgttaactcctattatttatgttcgtcacatagtaacgtcgcgcaataccaacttgggggtcgatcaacctagaggaacggccgccagggcaccatgagcgtggcacgtaagtcatgctgtacatgacatgtgtgtcatgactttcatgttaactcgtgttatttatgttcgtcacacagtcacgtcgcaagataccaattctggtgtatatcaagcaagcgaaacggcccgccagcgcaccatgagcgtggcacgtaagtcatgctgtacatgacatgcgtgtcatgattttcatgataactcgtgttatttatgttcgtcatatggtCAAgccacaagataccaatttcggtgcatatcaatctagcgaaacgaccgccagcgccccatgagcgtggcacgtaagtcatgctgtacatgacatgcgtgtcatgattttcatgataactcatgttatttatgttcgtcacacggtcacgtcgcaagataccaatttcggtgcatatcaatctagcgaaacggccgccagcgccccatgagcgtggcacgtaagtcatgctgtacatgacatgcgtgtcatgattttcatgataactcgtgttatttatgttcgtcgcacggtcacgtcggaagagaccaatattggtgtatatcaatctagcgaaacggccgccagcgccccatgagcgtggcacgtaagtcatgctgtacatgacatgcgtgtcatgattttcatgacaactcgtgttatttatgttcttcacacggtcacgtcgcaagataccaatttcggtgcatatcaatctagcgaaacggccgccagcgccccatgagcgtggcacgtaagtcatgctgtacatgacatgcgtgtcatgattttcatgatagctcgtgttatttatgttcgtcacacggtcacgtcggaagagaccaatattggtgtatatcaatctagcgaaacggccgccagcgccccatgagcgtggcacgtaagtcatgctgtacatgacatgcgtgtcatgattttcatgataactcgtgtaatttatgttcgtcacacggtcacgtcgcaagatactaatttcggtgcatatcaatctagcgaaacggccgccagcgccccatgagcgtggcacgtaagtcatgctgtacatgacatgcgtgtcatgattttcatgataactcatgttatttatgttcgtcacacggtcacgtcgcaagataccaattttggtgtatgtaaaggtagcgaaacggccgccagcgcaccatgagcgtggcacgtaagtcatgctgtacatgacatgcgtgtcatgattttcatgttaactcgtgttatttatgttcgtcacacagtcacgtcacaagataccaattttggtgtatatcaagctagcgaaacggccgccagcgcatcatgagcgtagcatgtaaatcatgctgtatatgacattcgtgtcatgattttcatgttat
Proteins encoded:
- the LOC125758551 gene encoding uncharacterized protein LOC125758551, translating into MALTASRLMDTGQPALLYLVPAILLPVILLAWCRGDLKNFWNGDFVPKEGLMSARMDVCVSSSEQFQMIQGRGLLYVSTPVFPWLALPMPVSQKAYNAKCI